One genomic region from Sorangium aterium encodes:
- a CDS encoding cytochrome c3 family protein — MNCHAKVRRDSEKLLLVQESWATDQPIPWVRVHNLPDYAYFDHSAHLAAGVGCVSCHGRVDQMHKVRQVQPLSMGWCLDCHRNPGPNLRNPADVTKMDMAPATAAMAGAGIPASHEPYNDRVPAVTSSGRQVQAPLHCSGCHR; from the coding sequence ATGAACTGTCATGCCAAGGTGCGGCGGGACAGCGAAAAGCTCCTCCTGGTCCAGGAGAGCTGGGCGACGGATCAACCCATCCCCTGGGTGCGCGTCCACAACCTGCCGGACTACGCCTATTTCGACCACTCGGCCCACCTGGCCGCAGGGGTCGGCTGCGTGAGCTGTCACGGCCGCGTGGACCAGATGCACAAGGTCCGGCAGGTCCAGCCGCTCTCGATGGGATGGTGCCTGGACTGCCACCGCAATCCGGGTCCCAACCTCCGCAATCCCGCCGACGTCACCAAGATGGATATGGCACCCGCGACGGCCGCCATGGCGGGCGCCGGCATCCCGGCGAGCCACGAGCCTTACAACGATCGCGTGCCAGCGGTCACTTCCTCCGGGCGGCAGGTGCAGGCGCCGCTTCACTGCTCGGGGTGCCACCGATGA
- a CDS encoding phytanoyl-CoA dioxygenase family protein codes for MIDLLLPEARDLDLAVPLADYAARGHARLGRVMTDAGLAALRARSDDLMLGRVTYPGLFFQHDAASGRYEDLPYGKGYQGPSTSYRKLEKLEKDPLFLAWIENPLFERIARALIEGEVSIYRAVLFNKAASGGTPLPWHQDGGSYWGLDRDPELQIWTALDDAPTGGGCVEVLEGSHIDGLATPLGGVVPSDRVRAADADARKIALPARAGEALLIHNYLWHCSAVNRSGQPRRAFTVCYMSRATRCLRKKKAPRTFTPVF; via the coding sequence ATGATCGATCTCCTGCTGCCCGAGGCCAGGGATCTCGATCTCGCGGTCCCCCTGGCCGACTACGCCGCCCGCGGCCACGCCCGCCTCGGGCGCGTGATGACCGACGCGGGGCTCGCGGCCCTGCGCGCGCGCTCGGATGACCTGATGCTCGGGCGCGTCACGTACCCCGGGCTCTTCTTCCAGCACGACGCCGCGTCGGGCCGCTACGAGGATCTGCCGTACGGCAAGGGCTACCAGGGGCCGAGCACGTCGTACCGGAAGCTCGAGAAGCTCGAGAAGGATCCGCTGTTCCTCGCCTGGATCGAGAACCCGCTCTTCGAGAGGATCGCGCGCGCGCTCATCGAGGGAGAGGTCTCCATCTACCGGGCCGTGCTCTTCAACAAGGCCGCGTCGGGAGGGACGCCGCTGCCCTGGCACCAGGACGGCGGCAGCTACTGGGGGCTGGATCGCGACCCCGAGCTGCAGATCTGGACCGCGCTCGACGACGCCCCCACAGGCGGCGGTTGCGTGGAGGTGCTGGAAGGCAGCCACATCGACGGGCTCGCGACGCCGCTCGGCGGCGTCGTTCCGAGCGACCGCGTGCGCGCGGCCGACGCGGACGCCCGCAAGATCGCGCTGCCGGCGCGCGCGGGCGAGGCCCTGCTGATCCACAACTACCTCTGGCACTGCTCCGCCGTGAACCGGAGCGGCCAGCCGCGCCGGGCCTTCACGGTCTGCTACATGAGCAGGGCGACCCGATGCCTCCGGAAGAAGAAGGCCCCACGCACGTTCACGCCGGTGTTCTGA
- a CDS encoding aldo/keto reductase, translating into MAPDVKADDVSAGMTAKRRPGAPPAILVGTMNFGGRTPPEEAERITLRALDRGITAFDTANLYQDGASERILGRALRGRRAEAQIATKVGLRRLRGRPEGLGRERVIRAVEESLARLGTDHVDVCYLHAPDPETPIEETLSAIDALLEQGKILQYGVSNFASWQILEIIARRDAVGRPRPAVSQVLYNALIRQLDVEYAAFARRYALATAVYNPLAGGLLTGRHAGPEATQAGSRFEGNGLYQRRYWSRRMFELAAGYAAIAADEGTSLISLSYAWLAGRDVVDSILVGPVRAEHLDAAADAVARPLSKEAARRMDALYRDHLGTDASYAR; encoded by the coding sequence GTGGCGCCTGACGTGAAGGCTGACGACGTGAGCGCGGGAATGACGGCGAAGCGGCGCCCGGGCGCGCCGCCCGCGATCCTCGTCGGCACGATGAACTTCGGCGGCCGCACGCCGCCCGAGGAGGCCGAGCGCATCACCCTGCGCGCGCTCGATCGAGGGATCACCGCGTTCGACACGGCCAACCTCTACCAGGACGGCGCGTCCGAGCGGATCCTCGGCCGGGCGCTCCGGGGCCGCCGGGCCGAGGCGCAGATCGCCACCAAGGTCGGCCTGCGCCGCCTCCGGGGCAGGCCCGAGGGGCTCGGGCGCGAGCGCGTGATCCGCGCCGTCGAGGAGAGCCTCGCGCGCCTCGGCACCGACCACGTCGACGTCTGCTATCTCCACGCGCCGGACCCGGAGACGCCCATCGAGGAGACGCTGTCGGCGATCGACGCCCTGCTCGAGCAGGGGAAGATCCTGCAGTACGGGGTCTCTAACTTCGCGTCGTGGCAGATCCTCGAGATCATCGCGCGCCGCGACGCCGTCGGGAGGCCGCGCCCCGCCGTCTCTCAGGTGCTCTACAACGCGCTGATCCGTCAGCTCGACGTCGAGTACGCCGCCTTCGCGCGGCGGTACGCGCTGGCCACCGCGGTGTACAACCCGCTCGCCGGCGGGCTCTTGACGGGGCGGCACGCCGGGCCGGAGGCGACGCAGGCGGGCTCGCGCTTCGAGGGCAACGGCCTCTACCAGCGCCGGTACTGGAGCAGGCGCATGTTCGAGCTCGCGGCCGGCTACGCCGCGATCGCGGCGGACGAGGGAACGAGCCTGATCTCGCTGTCGTACGCCTGGCTCGCGGGGCGCGACGTCGTCGACTCCATCCTGGTCGGCCCGGTCCGGGCAGAGCACCTCGATGCGGCGGCCGACGCCGTCGCGCGCCCGCTCTCGAAGGAGGCGGCGCGGCGCATGGACGCGCTCTACCGCGATCACCTGGGCACCGACGCGAGCTACGCGCGATGA
- a CDS encoding SpoIVB peptidase S55 domain-containing protein — MPCFRPDSFLTARAAPLATRGARAIAGAARALVDRDGRLIPLSLLAGAACSVAVGVGAAQAISAPPDTLPISEVKPGMKGYGLTVFSGTTPEKFDVEVISTLRNFRPNQDLILIKTQHPRLEVARTVAGMSGSPIYLNGKMIGAYAYGWLFGAEAIAGVTPIKSMLDELARPLPRGIAPKVGGPLPAPVSRAGGATPPPRAAAPARLHGSRGFLGAVDAYDLAGHAGQIAARVASSLAPPESTGLARASTPVMLGGLGGTSLRIASDLLGPMGLDPMQAGGGSSANPEPGAPTKYVDGGAIGVELVRGDISAMGIGTVTRVSGDKLVAFGHPMMNGGVTNLPAAIARVHWILASQNRSFKIGEAVRPLGTLVNDRQAAIVVDSSAKAPVFPMRVQIDGVEGAPHPTWNVEVAHDQFLAPAFVSMAVGNAVEATTAERRDMTWRAVSQVKIGRYGTISLVDFGAGNGTPLSSDDFVRSRLVRAMGALLNNPWEDVSIERVDTRVKVTFDREVVLLRGAKVLEPEIEAGAPARIRLDLQPHQGPIESRVIEVPVPRELAGSQVDIDLAPGYEVERPMATPNNVAELVAMLPNQTHDAESVVATFRLRENGAAYRGKVASRLPPGAMDTLRPSSASDAPETFGAQVQVPVSLKRFLVGKDSVSVTVRPILR, encoded by the coding sequence ATGCCGTGTTTTCGTCCGGATTCCTTCCTCACCGCGCGCGCCGCCCCGCTCGCGACCCGCGGCGCGAGGGCGATCGCCGGCGCCGCCCGCGCCCTCGTCGACCGCGACGGCCGCCTCATCCCCCTGAGCCTGCTCGCCGGCGCGGCGTGCAGCGTCGCCGTCGGCGTCGGCGCGGCTCAGGCGATCTCCGCCCCGCCCGACACGTTGCCGATCTCCGAGGTGAAGCCGGGGATGAAGGGATACGGCCTGACCGTCTTCTCCGGCACCACGCCCGAGAAGTTCGACGTCGAGGTCATCTCGACGCTCCGCAACTTCCGGCCGAACCAGGATCTCATCCTCATCAAGACGCAGCACCCGCGCCTCGAGGTCGCCCGCACCGTGGCGGGGATGAGCGGCAGCCCGATCTACCTGAACGGCAAGATGATCGGCGCCTACGCGTACGGCTGGCTCTTCGGCGCGGAGGCGATCGCCGGCGTCACCCCGATCAAGTCGATGCTCGACGAGCTCGCGCGCCCGCTCCCGCGCGGGATCGCCCCGAAGGTCGGCGGCCCGCTGCCCGCCCCGGTGAGCCGCGCCGGTGGTGCGACGCCGCCGCCGCGCGCCGCCGCGCCGGCCCGCCTGCACGGGAGCCGCGGCTTTTTGGGGGCCGTCGACGCCTACGATCTCGCCGGCCACGCCGGCCAGATCGCCGCGCGCGTCGCGTCGTCGCTCGCCCCGCCCGAGTCGACGGGCCTCGCGCGCGCCTCGACGCCGGTGATGCTCGGCGGGCTCGGCGGGACGTCGCTGCGCATCGCGAGCGATCTGCTCGGCCCCATGGGGCTCGATCCGATGCAGGCTGGCGGAGGCTCGTCCGCGAACCCGGAGCCTGGCGCGCCGACCAAGTACGTCGACGGGGGGGCGATCGGCGTCGAGCTCGTGCGCGGCGACATCTCCGCGATGGGCATCGGCACGGTCACGCGCGTGTCGGGCGACAAGCTGGTCGCGTTCGGCCACCCGATGATGAACGGCGGCGTCACGAACCTCCCCGCCGCGATCGCGCGCGTCCACTGGATCCTGGCGAGCCAGAACCGGAGCTTCAAGATCGGCGAGGCGGTGCGGCCCCTGGGCACGCTGGTGAACGATCGGCAGGCCGCGATCGTCGTCGACAGCTCGGCGAAGGCGCCGGTCTTCCCGATGCGCGTCCAGATCGACGGCGTGGAGGGCGCGCCGCACCCGACGTGGAACGTCGAGGTCGCGCACGATCAGTTCCTCGCGCCCGCCTTCGTCTCGATGGCCGTCGGCAACGCCGTCGAGGCGACGACGGCCGAGCGGCGGGACATGACCTGGCGCGCGGTGAGCCAGGTGAAGATCGGGCGCTACGGCACCATCTCGCTCGTCGACTTCGGCGCCGGCAACGGCACCCCGCTCAGCAGCGACGATTTCGTCCGCAGCCGGCTCGTCCGGGCGATGGGCGCCCTGCTCAACAACCCCTGGGAGGACGTCTCGATCGAGCGCGTCGACACCCGCGTGAAGGTCACCTTCGACCGCGAGGTCGTCCTGCTGCGCGGCGCGAAGGTGCTCGAGCCGGAGATCGAGGCGGGCGCGCCCGCGCGGATCCGCCTGGATCTCCAGCCTCATCAGGGCCCCATCGAGTCGCGCGTCATCGAGGTGCCGGTGCCGCGCGAGCTCGCCGGCAGCCAGGTGGACATCGATCTCGCGCCCGGCTACGAGGTGGAGCGCCCGATGGCGACCCCGAACAACGTCGCCGAGCTCGTGGCGATGCTGCCGAACCAGACCCACGACGCGGAGAGCGTCGTCGCGACGTTCCGGCTCCGGGAGAACGGCGCGGCGTACCGCGGCAAGGTCGCGTCGCGGCTCCCCCCGGGCGCGATGGACACGCTGCGCCCGAGCTCCGCGTCCGACGCGCCCGAGACCTTCGGCGCGCAGGTGCAGGTGCCGGTGTCCCTCAAGCGGTTCCTGGTCGGGAAAGACTCCGTGAGCGTCACGGTCCGGCCTATCCTCCGCTGA
- a CDS encoding metallophosphoesterase: protein MQRPLLSFVIFIAVFSAIVAGVHYYLWQRLIRAPELGPLWHRVGSVALVVLASLVPLGLLLTRALPRHIAGVVAGVVYTWVGLAVLLFFLLLTSELVRLGAHGLTALLNQPLDGERRTFLSRALAGAAGALAMGFGVAGAASALGEVAVRPVRVRLRRLPAAMSGFRVVQLTDLHIGPTIGRAWLERVVARVNALEPDLVAITGDLVDGSVEELREHTAPLADLRAKHGVFFVTGNHEYYSGAEAWIAELRRLGVTVLRNERVSIGDGEHGFDLAGVDDWSSRGMGRGHGPDLARALAGRDPSRELVLLAHQPKQILEAAERGVGLQLSGHTHGGQIFPWNFFVRLDQPYVAGLSSHGDSQIYVSRGTGYWGPPMRVGAPSEISLIELEGAAAAEAVA, encoded by the coding sequence GTGCAGCGGCCTCTCCTCTCCTTCGTCATCTTCATCGCTGTCTTCAGCGCCATCGTGGCGGGCGTCCACTACTACCTCTGGCAGCGCCTGATCCGCGCGCCCGAGCTCGGCCCGCTCTGGCACCGCGTCGGCAGCGTGGCCCTGGTGGTGCTCGCGTCGCTGGTGCCCCTCGGCCTCCTGCTCACCCGCGCGCTGCCCCGGCACATCGCCGGCGTCGTGGCCGGCGTCGTCTACACGTGGGTCGGGCTCGCCGTCCTGCTCTTCTTCCTCCTGCTCACCTCCGAGCTCGTCCGCCTCGGCGCCCACGGCCTCACCGCGCTCCTGAACCAGCCGCTCGACGGCGAGCGCCGCACCTTCCTCTCGCGCGCCCTCGCGGGCGCGGCCGGAGCGCTCGCCATGGGCTTCGGCGTCGCCGGCGCCGCGAGCGCCCTCGGCGAGGTCGCCGTCCGCCCGGTGCGCGTCCGCCTCCGCCGCCTCCCCGCGGCCATGTCGGGCTTTCGCGTGGTTCAGCTGACCGACCTCCACATCGGCCCGACGATCGGCCGGGCGTGGCTCGAGCGCGTCGTCGCGCGCGTGAACGCGCTCGAGCCGGATCTCGTCGCCATCACGGGCGATCTCGTCGACGGCTCCGTGGAAGAGCTCCGCGAGCACACCGCGCCGCTCGCCGATCTGCGCGCCAAGCACGGGGTCTTCTTCGTGACGGGCAACCATGAGTACTACTCCGGCGCCGAGGCGTGGATCGCGGAGCTCCGCCGGCTCGGCGTGACGGTGCTGCGCAACGAGCGCGTCTCGATCGGCGACGGCGAGCACGGCTTCGACCTGGCCGGCGTGGACGACTGGAGCTCCCGCGGCATGGGCCGCGGCCATGGCCCCGACCTCGCGCGCGCGCTCGCGGGGCGGGACCCTTCCCGGGAGCTCGTGCTGCTCGCGCACCAGCCCAAGCAGATCCTGGAGGCCGCGGAGCGGGGCGTGGGCCTGCAGCTCAGCGGCCACACCCACGGTGGTCAGATCTTCCCGTGGAACTTCTTCGTGCGGCTCGACCAGCCCTACGTGGCCGGGCTGTCCTCGCACGGCGACAGCCAGATCTACGTGAGCCGCGGCACGGGCTACTGGGGGCCGCCGATGCGCGTCGGCGCGCCGTCCGAGATCTCGCTGATCGAGCTCGAAGGCGCCGCCGCGGCGGAGGCCGTGGCGTGA
- a CDS encoding OmpP1/FadL family transporter, producing the protein MSINRPCFAISVGLLGGLAWTGSALAGGFATARFGGEHGNPITSNPTAVYYNPAGLAESEGIHLFLDGTIALRSASYTHAAAATDDVTVPQANTGKATLFNVAAAPMLGASAKLGDLALGAGVYVPFGGAASWDTNAAFEGNRELAGPVDGVQRWHSIESSLQAMFFTLAAAYKIPSLRLSLGVSGNLIRTQVNTVRARNASGDNLLATEGRSLLEVSGFHASFGVGALVEAVPEQLWIGASYQSRPNVTGGESLEGTLTNRFSGVSGSPSDVELHQGLPDIVRLGARFVPAERFEVRLFGDWTRWSSMENQCLTQVGAACAIDRDGFAGEGARVVQNIARRWNDTFGVRVGWSHWPRPAIEFFGGLGYDSNSVPDETLDPSGVDFHDVSFSLGGRFHVAEQLHLAASYTQLFYVDRDTAGDSITAGLHPNSRAPDSGGHYTQNIGVLNLNVDVAF; encoded by the coding sequence ATGTCCATCAACCGCCCCTGTTTCGCGATCTCCGTCGGCCTCCTCGGCGGTCTCGCCTGGACCGGATCCGCGCTCGCCGGTGGGTTCGCGACCGCGCGGTTTGGCGGCGAGCACGGCAACCCGATCACGAGCAATCCGACCGCGGTCTACTACAACCCCGCAGGCCTCGCCGAGAGCGAGGGGATTCACCTGTTCCTGGACGGAACCATCGCGCTGCGCTCCGCGTCCTACACGCACGCGGCGGCGGCGACCGATGACGTGACGGTGCCGCAGGCGAACACGGGGAAGGCGACCCTGTTCAACGTGGCTGCCGCGCCGATGCTCGGAGCGTCGGCCAAACTCGGCGACCTGGCGCTGGGCGCCGGCGTCTATGTGCCCTTCGGCGGCGCCGCGTCCTGGGACACGAACGCGGCGTTCGAGGGAAATCGCGAGCTCGCCGGGCCGGTGGACGGCGTGCAGCGCTGGCACTCCATCGAGTCTTCGCTCCAGGCGATGTTCTTCACCCTCGCCGCCGCCTACAAGATCCCGTCGCTCCGCCTCAGCCTCGGCGTCTCGGGCAACCTGATTCGGACCCAGGTGAACACCGTGCGCGCCCGCAACGCCTCCGGCGACAACCTCCTTGCGACCGAGGGGCGCTCGCTGCTCGAGGTGAGCGGCTTCCACGCGAGCTTCGGCGTCGGCGCGCTGGTCGAGGCGGTGCCGGAGCAGCTCTGGATCGGCGCGTCGTACCAGTCGCGGCCGAACGTCACGGGGGGAGAGTCGCTCGAGGGCACGCTCACCAACCGCTTCAGCGGCGTGTCGGGCTCCCCGAGCGACGTGGAGCTGCACCAGGGCCTGCCGGACATCGTGAGGCTCGGCGCCCGCTTCGTCCCGGCGGAGCGCTTCGAGGTGCGGCTCTTCGGCGACTGGACGCGGTGGAGCTCGATGGAAAACCAGTGCCTCACCCAGGTCGGCGCTGCGTGCGCGATCGACCGCGACGGCTTCGCCGGAGAGGGGGCCCGCGTGGTCCAGAACATCGCCCGCCGCTGGAACGACACGTTCGGCGTGCGCGTGGGCTGGAGCCACTGGCCACGGCCCGCGATCGAGTTCTTCGGCGGCCTCGGGTACGACTCCAACTCAGTTCCCGACGAGACCCTGGATCCATCGGGCGTCGATTTCCACGACGTCTCGTTCTCCCTGGGCGGGCGCTTCCATGTCGCGGAGCAGCTGCACCTCGCCGCGTCGTATACCCAGCTGTTCTACGTCGACCGCGACACCGCGGGGGACAGCATCACCGCGGGCCTGCACCCCAACTCGAGGGCTCCCGACTCCGGCGGGCACTACACGCAGAACATCGGCGTGCTCAACCTCAACGTCGATGTCGCCTTCTGA
- a CDS encoding response regulator transcription factor → MRSVLYRFPDLQQFEQIVCDPEERDLELGLPAGEAVADGEWVLAIFELGENRRATSAAACASVSPEGARLTFEPRDWHRLAHFARTEAPRPGSVPDTDAAALLRAADGAGAAPAGVQGAGPAGRAPPPPAPPRLKGKGSRVLVVDDDPHIRELLSAMLEAVELTVVAVASAEEALARVRGAPFHLVVLDWNLPKMTGIDLCRTLRQEPGLRDLPVLFLTAHASSQDMVEAFASGADDYMVKPFRAPELGARIFSLLRRTRRFTS, encoded by the coding sequence GTGCGGAGCGTCCTCTACCGCTTCCCGGATCTGCAGCAGTTCGAGCAAATCGTGTGCGATCCGGAGGAGCGTGACCTCGAGCTCGGGTTGCCCGCGGGGGAGGCCGTGGCCGACGGCGAGTGGGTGCTCGCCATCTTCGAGCTGGGCGAAAACCGCCGCGCGACTTCGGCCGCGGCGTGCGCGTCGGTCTCACCGGAGGGGGCGCGGCTCACGTTCGAGCCGCGCGACTGGCATCGCCTGGCCCACTTCGCGCGGACGGAGGCTCCCCGCCCCGGATCCGTGCCCGACACCGACGCCGCGGCGCTCCTCCGCGCCGCGGACGGGGCCGGCGCCGCGCCAGCCGGCGTCCAGGGCGCCGGCCCGGCGGGCCGGGCGCCGCCGCCCCCTGCGCCGCCTCGGCTGAAAGGCAAAGGCTCACGGGTCCTCGTTGTCGACGACGATCCCCACATCCGCGAGCTGCTGTCGGCGATGCTCGAGGCGGTCGAGCTCACCGTCGTCGCCGTCGCCAGCGCGGAAGAGGCGCTGGCGCGGGTCCGCGGCGCGCCGTTTCACCTCGTCGTCCTCGACTGGAACCTCCCGAAGATGACCGGCATCGACCTGTGCCGGACGCTGCGGCAGGAGCCCGGGCTCCGCGATCTTCCGGTCCTCTTCCTGACGGCGCACGCCTCCTCGCAGGACATGGTCGAGGCCTTCGCCAGCGGCGCCGACGACTACATGGTGAAGCCCTTCCGCGCCCCCGAGCTCGGGGCTCGCATCTTCAGCCTGCTCCGCCGGACGCGGCGCTTCACCTCCTGA
- a CDS encoding DsbA family protein: protein MSFLRWMPPLLALPLLAIGATGCPGNPSSNEPKPAASPEVTVSLPGVDTSSLTPRERREWGAQVSELLSPCPDTPVSIAQCVKEQRACKACLPAAQLLLGQVKDGRSKKEREDAFHMRFDANKVKTLATDGSPEMGPPDAPITIVEWADFECPFCRLMAPLLEGLVKRFDGQVRLVFKFYPLSAHVHGEPAARAATAALNQGKFWEMHHLLFENQDKLEQADLERYAQRLKLDMVKFRADLVSTDTKARIDKDKLQADGVGLEGTPLIFINGREVNLQLLTNPGEDLEAWVKLDLELLGKTPRPAPPKAGDAPPSGSAIPAASATPAASATAAASATPAAGTSAPAGGAARPATSAAPAQPAKPRTP from the coding sequence ATGTCATTCCTGCGCTGGATGCCGCCGCTCCTCGCGTTGCCGTTGCTCGCGATCGGCGCCACGGGCTGTCCTGGGAACCCGAGCTCGAACGAGCCCAAGCCGGCCGCGAGCCCGGAGGTAACGGTCTCGCTGCCGGGCGTGGACACCTCCTCGCTGACACCCCGCGAGCGCCGGGAGTGGGGGGCACAGGTCTCCGAGCTCCTCTCCCCTTGCCCGGATACGCCCGTGAGCATCGCGCAGTGCGTGAAGGAGCAGCGCGCGTGCAAGGCGTGCCTCCCCGCCGCGCAGCTCCTGCTCGGTCAGGTCAAGGACGGCCGGTCGAAGAAGGAGCGCGAGGACGCGTTCCACATGCGCTTCGACGCGAACAAGGTGAAGACGCTCGCCACCGACGGCTCGCCGGAGATGGGGCCGCCCGACGCGCCGATCACGATCGTCGAGTGGGCCGACTTCGAGTGCCCGTTCTGCAGGCTCATGGCGCCGCTGCTCGAGGGGCTCGTGAAGCGCTTCGACGGGCAGGTGCGCCTCGTCTTCAAGTTCTACCCGCTCTCGGCGCACGTCCACGGCGAGCCCGCCGCGCGCGCGGCGACCGCCGCGCTCAACCAGGGCAAGTTCTGGGAGATGCACCACCTCCTCTTCGAGAACCAGGACAAGCTGGAGCAGGCCGACCTCGAGCGTTACGCGCAGCGGCTCAAGCTCGACATGGTGAAGTTCCGCGCCGATCTCGTCTCGACCGACACCAAGGCGCGCATCGACAAGGACAAGCTGCAGGCCGACGGGGTCGGGCTCGAGGGGACGCCCCTCATCTTCATCAACGGCCGCGAGGTCAACCTCCAGCTCCTCACGAACCCCGGCGAGGATCTCGAGGCGTGGGTCAAGCTCGATCTGGAGCTCCTCGGCAAGACGCCGCGGCCTGCGCCCCCGAAGGCAGGCGACGCGCCGCCCTCCGGCAGCGCGATCCCCGCGGCCAGCGCGACGCCCGCGGCCAGCGCGACAGCTGCGGCCAGCGCGACGCCCGCTGCCGGCACCAGCGCGCCGGCGGGCGGCGCGGCGCGCCCCGCGACCTCGGCTGCACCCGCCCAGCCCGCCAAGCCGAGGACGCCGTGA
- a CDS encoding 3'-5' exonuclease, whose protein sequence is MKVADPCGCFPTGRHYPGIAHLLKVRAVGVASEIDAGSAWIEQPIAFVDVETTGRDPAGDRIIELGIVIGRAGEILTRYNWLIHPGRPIPAESTAIHGIKDADVEGKPSFAEVAEEILACFKGAIPAAYNATFDRSFLLAELERVGMRPQEPPPAMRREVDWVDPLTFARELYKNEESRALGDMAARLGISLEKAHRATDDAEAALQVLYALAKDPRVPRAYGGLIQEQRRLVRQQDEARKFWRKAPAAAPPPTSKPS, encoded by the coding sequence GTGAAGGTCGCCGACCCGTGCGGCTGCTTCCCGACGGGCCGGCACTACCCTGGGATCGCGCACCTCCTCAAGGTGCGCGCCGTCGGCGTCGCGTCGGAGATCGACGCGGGCAGCGCCTGGATCGAGCAGCCCATCGCCTTCGTCGACGTCGAGACCACGGGGCGCGATCCGGCGGGTGACAGGATCATCGAGCTCGGCATCGTCATCGGCCGCGCCGGGGAGATCCTGACGCGTTACAACTGGCTCATCCACCCGGGGCGGCCCATCCCCGCGGAGAGCACCGCCATCCACGGCATCAAGGACGCGGACGTCGAGGGCAAGCCGTCGTTCGCCGAGGTCGCGGAGGAGATCCTCGCCTGCTTCAAGGGGGCGATCCCCGCGGCGTACAACGCCACCTTCGACCGCTCGTTCCTGCTCGCCGAGCTCGAGCGCGTGGGCATGCGCCCGCAAGAGCCGCCGCCCGCCATGCGGCGCGAGGTCGACTGGGTCGATCCGCTCACGTTCGCCCGCGAGCTCTACAAGAACGAGGAGAGCCGCGCCCTCGGCGACATGGCCGCTCGGCTCGGGATCTCGCTCGAGAAGGCGCACCGCGCGACGGACGACGCCGAGGCGGCGCTCCAGGTCCTGTACGCGCTCGCGAAGGATCCGCGGGTGCCTCGCGCTTATGGCGGCCTGATCCAGGAGCAGCGGCGGCTGGTCCGCCAGCAGGACGAAGCGCGGAAGTTCTGGCGGAAGGCTCCTGCCGCCGCGCCGCCCCCGACCTCGAAGCCCAGCTGA
- the folK gene encoding 2-amino-4-hydroxy-6-hydroxymethyldihydropteridine diphosphokinase, producing the protein MRPRRRVVIGIGSSLGDRLATLRAAIAALGADPDLDVIRESSRYESPPAGGPPQGDYVNAAVLIATSLPARQILERTLAVERSLGRTRPDPVRWGPRTIDLDLLWIEGEAVAEPDLEVPHPRLCGRVFALRPLLDVAPDARDPRTAVAYAALPEASAPIRKLDPS; encoded by the coding sequence ATGAGGCCCCGCCGGCGCGTCGTCATCGGGATCGGGTCGAGCCTGGGCGATCGCCTGGCGACCCTCCGCGCCGCCATCGCAGCGCTCGGCGCGGATCCCGATCTCGACGTCATCCGCGAGTCGTCGCGCTACGAGTCGCCGCCCGCAGGCGGCCCTCCGCAAGGCGACTACGTGAACGCCGCGGTGCTCATCGCCACGTCGCTGCCCGCGCGCCAGATCCTCGAGCGCACCCTCGCCGTGGAGCGCTCGCTCGGGCGGACGCGCCCCGATCCTGTGCGATGGGGGCCGCGCACGATCGATCTGGACCTGCTCTGGATCGAGGGCGAGGCCGTCGCAGAGCCGGATCTCGAGGTGCCTCACCCGCGGCTCTGCGGCCGTGTGTTCGCGCTCAGGCCGCTGCTCGACGTCGCCCCCGACGCGCGCGACCCTCGCACGGCCGTCGCCTACGCCGCGCTCCCCGAGGCGAGCGCGCCGATTCGCAAGCTCGATCCGAGCTGA